GTTGTTATTGTCGGCGCTGGGAATGGGCTATCGATAGAGGTCTATGATATCGCTGGAAGACATATTTCAACGATCGCGGAGAATTTCGTTTCTTCAGGGATTACTGCTCTTAGATGGTATCCCTCCGAAGAGCTTAATAGCGGGAATTACTTCATTCGAGTTAGCGGTAACGGCCTTACGGCTGAAAAACAAATTACGCTAATAAAATAAGTAGGAGATTATGTTCACTAAAATATTATATCCAACGGACTTTTCCAAGAAATCAAACCACGCCCTCCGAGTGGTTAAAAAGCTTCAAGAAGCAGGAACCAAGATTGTCGTTCTAGTTCATTGTATAGACTCGCGCGAGATAAATACAATGGCAGATATGGAAGGTTTCAGTTCTATTCGATTCGGCGACATAGTGGGCGAAATACGTTCGGCGATGAAAAAAAAAGCCGCCAAACAACTCAAAGAAATTACATCTGATCTTGGAGAGCTTGGTTTCAAAGTTGAGGAACGACTCGTCGAGGGTATTCCATTTCATGAAATACTCCGTGTCGCCGATAAAGAATCTGTCGATGCCATAGTCATTGGTTCGACGGGCAAAGGTCTTATTTCGGAGATGATCCTTGGCTCTACCTCGGAAAAGGTCGTTCGCGAAGCAAAAGTGCCGGTTGTCGTTGTAAAATAATGAGTTTATTGTAATTCGCCAGTGGGGAGAATAAATTGGCTAAACACATATGGTCTTTCGATTTAGACAAAAATAGATATGAAGCTATCAAATCGAAATTGAAGCCTAAATATATATTACACAAAGTTCGTGATGTAAATGAATTACCGGACCGCGAACGTATTTCGGCTCTCATAATCGATCCAGAATTCGGTGACCATTTTTGCGAAGCTATAGCCGATTATTCAGTAAATGAGTCCATTCCGTTATTCGTATGGACTCCAATTGGCAATAAAATCCTTTCTATTGCATATTATTACAATATTCATCTTTTACCTGTTCCCTTCTCAATCGAGGACATTATCGCAAGACTGGGCGAAGTTCTCGATACTAAGCCAAGTAAGAATTTGCTTGCTGCTATCATAGATGATACTCTAGCCGATTCACTCACGCATTATTTAAGGAAAAACTTCTGGAAAATGACCCGAATAAAGGGGATTACCCCTTTAAAAAAATCTTTGGAAAACCATAATTTCGATGCAATTTTATCAGATCTCGATTTTATTGAAAGTGCCATTCCAAATAAACCATTTGAACCTCGACCACCTTTAGTTGTTCTTGCGCCTTTCGATTTTTCTGGTAAAGGAGCTTTTAGAATCGACGACAAAACTGCGTTCGTGTCTTCAAAACTCGATCCAGAAGTTCTAGCAGACATCATTCATAACCTCTTCTTGTCTTCCAGTAAGACTGCTGTCAGAGAACTCTCATATCTTAAGGCATTAAAAGAGGCATCAGCCAATGCACGAAAAGCACAATATCTTACAGATCTTATAGTAAAAGTGGCGAAAGATGAAACTCAAGGACGCAGAGCGGAAGAGCTGAATCTTTTAAATATTCAGACAAAAGGGCTCGTTTCAGAATTATTCGAAACTTTCGAGAATTTGATAAAGCGTAACCGCCTTATTTACTCGGTAACCAAAACCAATAATCTTCCCGAAGATATTTTCTTGCTCGAAGAGCAACTCACTCATGCTAGGGAAATCTATGAGGCTCTGAGGTCAGTCGAGTGGTTCAAGCGAACCGGAGCAATGGAACATGTCAATCTTACAAAGCTAATCAATC
The sequence above is drawn from the bacterium genome and encodes:
- a CDS encoding HAMP domain-containing histidine kinase, whose translation is MAKHIWSFDLDKNRYEAIKSKLKPKYILHKVRDVNELPDRERISALIIDPEFGDHFCEAIADYSVNESIPLFVWTPIGNKILSIAYYYNIHLLPVPFSIEDIIARLGEVLDTKPSKNLLAAIIDDTLADSLTHYLRKNFWKMTRIKGITPLKKSLENHNFDAILSDLDFIESAIPNKPFEPRPPLVVLAPFDFSGKGAFRIDDKTAFVSSKLDPEVLADIIHNLFLSSSKTAVRELSYLKALKEASANARKAQYLTDLIVKVAKDETQGRRAEELNLLNIQTKGLVSELFETFENLIKRNRLIYSVTKTNNLPEDIFLLEEQLTHAREIYEALRSVEWFKRTGAMEHVNLTKLINHAATKVRANRRRKEINWDFDLSEIGLVSANLTELEECFINIFTNAYEAIDTSGTIKVRTKFDGVNMKITIEDDGRGIQKDIIPNVTRPYFTTKSTSHAGLGLTIARGIIKYHGGKLDIDSTLHKGTKFTITLPSTTINQKAAQKIDQPIDLLIVSHQRTLGFLEASLIKYGIKIEVSDNTGEALKLLRKLKPKAILVMAAFGFLELDGLRMLVEAKGNSKLILFDPTESIPKDLVGLDSLIKGSFPLHHLLAIVNSYVEA
- a CDS encoding universal stress protein, with amino-acid sequence MFTKILYPTDFSKKSNHALRVVKKLQEAGTKIVVLVHCIDSREINTMADMEGFSSIRFGDIVGEIRSAMKKKAAKQLKEITSDLGELGFKVEERLVEGIPFHEILRVADKESVDAIVIGSTGKGLISEMILGSTSEKVVREAKVPVVVVK